Genomic window (Kazachstania africana CBS 2517 chromosome 10, complete genome):
TGATACAACTGTTCAGTGAAATAAAGTCTTTAACTTCATCGACTCCAGAGGCGTCCCTTGAAAAGGCTTTCAAAGACGAAATCATAAATGGCATCGGATTTGATACTTGCACGTATAGTAAGATAAGAAATACTCTACCAGACCATATTGGGGGTCATCCATTGTTTGACGATCGTCTGGAACAATACAGTGACTATCTCCCCCCAAAAAGTTTGTCCGACACAGGAacattcaaattgaaaactaAGTTCAGGAAAGAAGTTAATCCGTATTACTTTGGACTGGCTAATAACAAAAGATACGAGGTTGAAAAGAAGCTTAGAACTTATATGGCAAAGGTAGGGGACGTGAATTTCGACGATACTTTTATTCCTGCCGGAAACTTCGCcgatttattgaaatcaacAATCTACAGTGGATTATATTCTATCTCATCCGTGGATACATTTGGCTTATTCTTGAAACACACTTTAGATCATATCAAGAAGGGTAACTACGAGACACTGCTATCAAGGTCTGTCCATTTAATTCACATCTGTGTCGTCAACAACCTTAACGAAttcatgaaaatattttggcGTGAGTACGCCGTTGTAGATACcgaatattatcattatcacAGCATTGGATCTATTCTGTACTACTTTTTATCAGTTGATGACTTTTCATATGTACATGGAAAAAttcgagaaattttcagttttatGAAAATAGTGGCACCTCATATCGACATTAACAGCTATTTAAGAGAACAAACAGCCTCTTTCAACCCTGAAGTATTGTGGATTTTCGATAAGTCCTATACCCGCAAAAATGAAGGCAGGGAAAGGAAGAAACTTCTGGCTATAGAAAGAAGGGAAAAAATACTGAAGAAATTGGCTAAAcaacaaatgaaatttatcGAAAATAATCACTTTACTTCCCAggataaagaagaatacgCTGGAAGTGATGATTCATCGCAAGAAGAGATAAACAAACTAGGCTGGAAGTATCCTGACGACGGTTGTGtcttttgtaaaatgaaaaaagaagacGACGCATTTGTATACTTTTCTTACCTAGAGCAGAATATTTGCGATCATGGGGTTGATTTTCCTGATACAATCTACatgaaaaatgtttttAACAGCATGATTGGaccaaatattttcaagaacATATCAGCAGGTACAAAATTGATCGAGAATAAGCCTGTTCTTAGAACATGTGGACATGGTTCGCATATACGTTGTCTTGGCACTCATATGAAAAGTGCTCGTTCTACACAAAGTCATACTACAAAAAATACACCAGTTGCATATGGCTATGGTCTGAGTTACTGTCCAGTTTGTAATTCTCTAAGCAATTGCTTTCTTCCAAGGTTGGAAGATTACAGTGATCAGAAGATGgatgatttttttgagaataatcaaaatataatagaTGTAACGTCAGAGTTATTAGTGTCTACGGCTAAAAAGACACTTATGATCTTCGAAGATATGGAAAGGGGTGATGATCAGGATACAGGTTACAAGGATATCAAAGTTATTGACAGACTCTTAGCTGATACTGTGCGGAATATGGAACTACGTTTAAGATGCAAATCACACAATCAAAAGGATACTAAtgaaatgataaaaaatcagTGCGCGCTAACTTTGAAATTGCTAGCAGGTTTCAAGCTTTTTCTGCAGAGATATTGTATTTCTGAAAGTTTCGAAGATTTGAAGCACATCAATTGGAAGAAAGTTATTTATGCTTCAGATAATAATCTATTGTACGCCGGTTGTAAAATTCTTGGAACTTATAACCAAGAACCATCAACATCgatattaaatttgatgaaaagagaatttCATAAAAGTTTCATGGTTTTAATTATGAACTTAGTGCAGGTAGATTTTTATAATTCTACTAATGTGGCAATGAAACCGTGGAACAGTGAAATAACTTCGCTACCGATTAAATCCAAGTCATTTTTTCGTGTTTTCCAAGCTTACCTTTCTTTCTATTTATATGATACGAGAAATATTAATCAAAGCTGTATTGTAAATCATGCTTACTTGACAATGGCTGAATGTCTGAAAACCTTTTTACAGAGGCTTTACTTTATATTCAGGGCATTTTATTCCATTGAAAGTGATCATAAAGGCCGCTCGAAATTTGCTAATGAATTTGAGTTTTTACTATCCTATTTTAGGATCCCAAATATCAGAAATTTCAGTGAGTTTATTGACAGTTTTGCACAGAATGACATTGATGAAATAACCATGCTAATGCATAAGGTGACAaaaggagaagaaaaagcCTCAATTATGATTCAtaatctgaaaaatataaacttcaattcttttgcACCGTTCAAGTTCATTGAtttgccaaaaaatttatcagaATTCTAtagaagagaagaaagCAAATGTATTTATAGAATATTAGAATACGAATCAGCAATATGCCTATTATGTGGTGAAAGATTACACATTCAAAAGCCATTCCCGCTGTATGGGTATTTATATGGCGAATGTACTAGTCACGtcagaaaaaattgtaagGCAACCTCGATCTACGGTGTTTTCCTATTAATTGATACAAACGTTATTTATCTGTCATACGGAACGCGAGGGTCATTTTATCGTACACCATATTTAAATAAGTACGGTGAAcctgatgaagaattcaaatttgggAACCCAGTGTACCTAAACAAATCAAGATATGAACATTTAAGCAACGATATTCTGATGGGAAATATGATACCGCACGTCGTCTTTAGACTGAGTGAAGGAAATGCAGACTTAGGTGGATGGGAGACGATGTAGctaaaaattaaaagaggaaaaaaaattatgttaATCATTACATAAAACATATATAAGCAGTAAGAAATGAAGATCTAATAGGAGAATAGAACAGAAAATAAAGGATTAAATTCGCGAAAATTATTTGTCTTCGATCTTTGTTGcatctaatttttctacAGCATCGTTGACTGCTTTGTCATTGTTTTGTGCACCTGGGTATCTAGTACCCTTGTTCTTTGGTTTCTTGGCTTTCTTAGTCTTTTCTGGGGTTAGAACTGGATAACCTTTGGCTTGAGCTTCTTGATATTCTGGGCTGTTTTGGAACGCTTCTCTGATTGGAGCTAGTAACACATTAATGGCATCTGATACACcagttttcaaatctggAGGAGACAATTTTTCGTCTTTGAATGCCTGTTTCAATTCATCGAAGGACTTGAATGTGATTGGACCACCGAATTTTTCAGGTCTATCAATGTGGAATTCGAAGAAACCGTTTCCATGCTTTAATTCTTGAATAGGCGCTACAACGTATTCAACAAAAGATAGTAAaccattttcttcaacgtTACCTGGGCTACAAAAAGCGctattaattttctttttaactTGTTTTGGCTCTTCTagtaaatcaattttagaatTTGGATCAGAAGCAGACATTTTACCACCTTGACCTAAACCTGGGACCATTGGGTTCATTAAATGAGCTCTCTTTTTGTAACCTAACTTTTCTAAGTTTTCTTCAGCAAGAACAaaaatctttctttgatcAACACCACCGAATTGTACATCGACGCCTAAGTATTCTTCATCTAAAGCTTGCATTAGTGGGTAAATTAGACCACTTAATAATGGGTTTGCGACTTGTTTTACGACATCGGCACCGGCTCTCTTAGCATCATTTTGAGAACATACATTAGCCATTCTAAAAATATCCATGGTGTAATTGGAGGACGTTTGATAGGATGAGCCGACAACGAATTTCAACTTGTCAACTGGGACGTTAATACTCTTTAAGATTGCCTTGATGGTCAATTCGTAGTACTTAGCTCTGTATTGCACAACGTCTAAAGAGGCCTTCATGTTGTCTAAGAAAGCGTGTAAGTCTGCTACAAGCACAGTAACTTCACAGCCAGCTTTTAAGAAATGCGCCAGTTTAGTCATTGGAACGAAGTAACCACAGTGTGGTTTACCAGTTGGGGCGGTACCCCAGTACAATTTTAATGGTCTCTTTTCGACTTCAAGAAcatttttgatgatttgtGGGTTTAAAACTTCTTGAAGATTCTTTGTGATGAGACTGTAAGCCTCTTGTGGGTCGATATttgtcattatttgatCGATGCTCTTGATGGTGGTGGACGAGTGAACGTTGCTCTagtcaaatattttgaaaatttttttcaatattagtTTCGGATGACGCACGCTCGGCCGAACCATGAagtactttttttttttgctttttaaACAAAATCAGGGTTCCGTCTTTAAAATTAGGTCTTCGCGGCATCAATATGTCAAATTTGTGGAAACTGGAGTGGAAACTACCGGTGGCATATTATGTGGCTTCCACTTGCCacgaaaaaagaaataatggTGTCCTAACCCggaatcaaaaaaaaatattcgaAAAGTACCTCAAAACTCTCAGGCCTAGACGACATACTCTGGATACGAATTACGGTATTTCAGAGTTGAGAGATCTCTATGTCATACGGTTTTCAGAGGTGTTCTAAGGACTGGTCCCACCATTCGTCATTCTGGTCCGTTTCCCCATAATCAGACAACCCATTTTGTCGAATGATAGTGTGCGATGATTAGATTGCTACGGCACTTGACATCACGGCATATGTTGCGGAGGTCCATAGAAAGACCGTAGGGGAGAGTAATTTATCCTTCCAAGGAAAGCCAAGATCGGTTCATTTTTGTTATGAAACAAgctttttttattttgtttcctACTCTGTTTTATGCAACGCTCGAGACCAAACTGATAATGCTACTAAGAAAAGCTACCCCACACTTATATGCGAACCCTTCCCTCACTCTGTGCTCGAACTTCTTTTCCGCGTAATTACTCCTCGAAGTTCGTGCGTCATTTCTCTCACTTACCAAACTGGTGTCATTTTCTCGAAGACTGCTGACACCTcgcttcttttttttacgACTCACGCACACAAAAGAAACGACTTTACTGCGGAGTTTCTCTGCTCGAGCACTCGTTCCCAGAAAAGAAATGTACTCGTCGAGACTCTCGAGTCCTGCTGAAATACCTaactgattttttttcaatatatatatattcaattgTATGATTAGAGTTTGCATACGAGAGGCCTTTGTTATTCACGAGCGTATCAACTTATTTTATctcaaatatatatagacATCTGAGAGTTGCATCATGTTAGCTGGGTGGCTGTCAAACAGTCATCAGAATGATAAGAGAGACGGTTATTTATCTTATTTCATTCCAACAAAGATAATTCCAAACCATCGCACAATACCGAGCGCAATGGATTCGATATCCAGGTTCAAGAGAAGAAGCTACAACAGAGTAAGGAGATCAAGGAGTCATTTGTCTTCTCACTACTCGAGATTTGTCAATGACGCCTTTTCCATGCTAAAGGGCTCTGAGAAACCAGAACTCGTATTGAGACATCCTCAACCTTCACATATCAATTCGGATACGGCAAAGTATGTTTCTTCGTCATATTCTGATACCATTTCAGATTCTGAAACGCAGACTTTGGTCAATTCATTGACTTCATCCTCTTCGTTGACCATTGATTCGCGGGCCACTCCAGTCATGGAAGaggatttgaaagatttagTGGAAGAGAAATTCAGATCCATTTCTTCCACTCCTGAGctattttttgaaacaactAAGGAAGCAAAACTCTCTTCCGAGCAGATTAAGTCCctaatcaaaatttttggttaCGATAGGGCTTACGAACTGGGGAAATCTGAGCATTTACATTACTACCAACTTCCATTCCCATATAGAGAAAATCGTTACATCATCAACAATTATAGATTTTATGACTCCCATAAGAAATCTTTGCTTTCAATCTTCAAATTACACAATGAAGCTACAAATATTTGGTCACATCTTTTAGGTGCTATTTACTTCCTCTATGTCCTCTTTCATGACttaccaaattcaattataGTATCCTCTTCAATGGTCCCTACTACAGCTAAACTTTTTCTGTACTTGTTCGTTTTTgcttcattgaaatgtaTGCTATCTTCCACTTTCTATCATACATTTAATGGGACCTCAATGTTGAAATTACGTCGTAAATTTATGTGTGTGGATTACAGtggaatttcaattctgaTAACTTCATCAATCTTATCCATCCAATTCATTTCATTGTACGACTATCCGAACATACTAAAATTTTACATGTGCGCATCCTTCATGCTGGGCGTTCTGGGAATATTCATGAATTGGTCTCCCTTGTTCGACAGTCCAGAAGCCAGGCCTTTaagaatcaaattcttcatcctATTAAGCTCATGTGGTGCATTTGCATTATTGCATCTAGTATTCTTGGAAAAAAGCATTTTTGCAGCTATAGATGTATTATTACCACTCACAAATAAATCCATCGTCTGGTATTTGGTCGGTGTCGTATTCTATGGTTCCTTTATACCAGAAAGATTCAGAACGGATTATATTGTTGACAAATCCATTCCAACAACTTTACGTCTATCAACCGATTTATCAGTGATTACAACAGAAAAGCATATTCATTTCCGGAATGAACCAACCAAATCCGGGAAATCTGGATTTTTCACACTTTGGTGGGTAGACTACCTATTCTGTTCCCATACCTTATGGCATATCTTTGTCGTGCTTGGTGTGGTGGGCCATTATAAAACTCTCTGTGAgatgtttttgaaaaaatggcttatttaaataataatatattggCACGACTTGTCAATTATATATCTCATGTAAATTTTTATGACCTTATAATCGTTACGTTTTTTATGAATACCAGCACTCCttatattccaaaaaattgaccATGATCGTATATTACTTGATGGCTTGCCAGATATATACACTTTTATACGATACTGCCGATCGTTCTTATTTGAAGagatatgaaaaaaaattggacgAGTCCGGAATCGAACCGAAGACCTCTCCCATGCTAAGGGAGCGCGCTACCAACTACGCCACACGCCCataattttttactttttaGAAAGTAATTTTATCATATACATTAGTATATCACTAGTATGACTCCAAAATTAATATGCGATGAATCTGCTGGTTATGCCCAGTATATTAGAAAGTAAGTGCATATAGATGGTGTATCATTATGTGTGCAGCTCTACAAGGCGAACAAATATACTTCTATCTTCAATCTAacaataatgatgaaatttggTGAACtgtatatatctatatctCTTATATTTAGTATAATCCCGTTGAGAATTTTAACCGATTGTTCTGGTGTATTTCGTACAGCAGCATAGTTATTACAGAGATGCCGTTTGTGGACGTACATGTGGTGGCGTTGATGACAGACCAATACAAATACTTTCAGTATTCTTCGTAATGTTCCATCTCTTGAACCCCCGAAAAACaattgtttttcaaagcatAAGTTGGCATATATTAGTAACTTCCGGTTGCATCtttctaaaaaaaaattgttagTCCACGTTAATAGTATAAGTTGATCTTTCACCGCCAaattactttttttcacactcctcttcaatttcatcgaTCATATCCCATACAACATCTTCAGCGATTGCTTCCTTTGAAAGAATGTCCAAAGTTTTAATGGAGAGATCTCCATACTCCTTTATAACTTCGTCAAGGTACCTCAGATCACCTCTAGTCGTGACAATTTTGGCCTCACCACCGTTGAAGCAGCTTACCGTAGGGTAATATCCAAGTTTATTGTTATTAAcatatttatttcttaGCAATGCACCTTTAGTCGAATGACTGCCTTCGGTTgttgatttcaaaaagtttatATCGCTACCACTcttattcaaatctttattGGAGAAATCGGTGTCATCTGAATACTCTccatttttccaataattgaaataaaatttctcattATATTGTAATTCACTAAATGGTGGAAGGAATGGATTGATATTTTCGAATGCTTTACCCAAATATTTCCCATTTAAGTAAACTGCCAACGatgaatctttcaaagtGTAATATTCTTgtctttctcttttatcAGAAGAGTAATATTCTGGTTTCGTTGTCTTTACGTAATCGGTACCTTCAAAgaataattgatttttataTCTAATCGCAATTTGGTCTCTAACTATGTTGTTATAATCAATTGATTCCAATAGCGCCTTTTGAAACTCTTTATTGGACGGTGCCCTATTAAACCTggtctttttcttctgagGACCTGAAGTATCATGATTCCAGGGATCTACACTATGATTGCTACTATGGCCATTGTTATTGGCTTCTAGATCCGATTGGTTTAGAGCTGCAATTCTTCTCTCAGTATACTCTTTAGCTTGCTCTATCTGAGTCTTAGTATCCGGCAATTTCAAAACGAACCCTAAAATATCACCTGGCTTTAGCGGTGTACCTTGCTCTAACACATGAATTAACTTGCCCTTATGTATAGATTCCAAAGAATGGTCTCTTATGCCGTAGCTATATGAATCGAAACCGACAGGGGCCTCTAAGCTTGCTTCCCTTCTCGATATACCAAATCTTATATGTGACCTTGAATCAACTAACTCTTTAGATCTCCTAATATCGTCGGTATCTCCCATATCTGGAACAGCGCCACCTTTCAAAAGTTCTACTTCCCAATATGTTGTCCCTTCTTTAATACTAACATCACACCTTGCAGTCCTCCAACCAGTGGATTTCTTGACTGCTATGATATCGTTATGATTTTCCAGCAATGAGATACCATCAGAACGATCCATCAGGTTGAATCCTGGCTTCTCGAAAGGATACTCGCTATTGCAATACCCTAACTCTCTAAACTCGGCAATTGGTGCGCAGGGTACATACATGAAATTACGTTTATTTAAAGGTATATCATGGGGCTTGTTGAAGCCATCGTGAGTAGAATGGAATTGTGGCAAACTAGGGCGTTCCACACCATTGGATACATCAAAGTCGCCAGATTGGTAAGGGATTACGCCGGGCTTCATGGTGCTGATGATTCTTCTTAGTCTTGTGATGTATCATGTACTTCTAAACgtttatcaaatttccgagatttgatatattaaaaaattgtaattgtaatttttgaaaaatttctcgatGAGCTTAAGAAACTTAAGGATTTGTTTGCTTTGATGCGAGCCCCCGAAGCTGTCCTGTTTGGGTTTTTTGTCGCTACTACTGTTTCCCAATCTGTGATTTGGGCTCCTCTTCAATACAGCAATAACTGGATACTTTATCAGGCTTTCGAAAATGGGTAATACGAAGGGTGAAAATCGTGTTAGCAAGACAGCGTGCAAGAAATGTTCTAAGGAGACACCTCATCTTGGAATACCGAAATCTAGGTCTGCGTGTAAACGATGCAGAGCTAAGAAGATTAAATGTGATCAGGAATTTCCTAGTTGCGGCAAATGTGCCAAGGTCAACGAACCTTGCGTTTCGATAGATCCTGCTACAGGGGAAGATATCCCAAGATCATATGTTCTATTTTTGGAAGATCGATTATCTGCTATGATGCGGAGACTAAAGGAGTTTGGTGTCGACCCTGCTCAAATAAAGGGTAATATCCCAGCTACAAGTAATGATGATCCGtgtaatttgaaaatgtatAAGAATGCCAAGAAAAACAATAGGAAAGGAGGTTTCcatttgaatgatgatCTTCTGGCATCCTTTTTAATCAAGAAGGGAAAAACTTTGAAACGCGAGCCTGATAATCAGCAAGCTATTTCTCCCTCTACAAATATGGAACCTATTACCAGCCTACCTGAAACAGGTAGTTCTGTCGAATATGACACAAAACCTTTAGAATTTCAAGAGTCTAACGATCATTTTTCGAAGCTGGgatcttcaaaaatggaTGAGgcaaattcttttcttggGGACTCTTCAGGTATTTCTTTTGCTAAATTAGTCCTCACTGCAGCAAACTTCTCACCTGAATCATTGCACAATGAAgcagatgaagaaattgaacagAACTTGTCAAATTTAGTGTCAGGTGAAGCAATAGAATCTTCATTGAAGTTTGCTCCTCTAGATCTACCGACTCGTGAAGAAGCGGAACGTTGGATTGttagatttttcattgatacAAATTCTCAATTACCTATCTTCCACAGGGAattattcttgaaaaaatattttgaaccAGTATATGGTCCATGGAATCCTGAGATATCTTTAGTTTCAGATAGTAATAAGATCAATACTGCATTTGAATTACCGGAAAGTATGTTGGATTCAGCAAGAGcagatgaagatgacatCAATATTGATCCATCTATACCTTGGTATAACACATGGgaaacattgaaaaatatgggTGAAACTATAAAGCTTCCCTCTAGGCTAAAAAAGccctttttctttttgaatatcGTTTTTGCCATAGGCCATTCAACCCAGGTGTTGCTAGCTGACACTAGAAAAGTTGTGACCTTCAAAAAAAGGGCAttacatttttcaaatgttgTCTTCTCATCGAATGACAGATTGGAAGCTCTGGCCGGtacattattattagcTGATTATTCAATCATGCGACCTAGTGTGCCTGGCGTTTGGTATCTTATGGGCTCAGTTCTTCGGTTAACCGTTGATTTAGGTTTACATagtgaaattttgaattcaaattatgACCCATTTACTAGAGAAATTCGAAGAAGACTGTTTTGGAGTGTTTATGCTTTGGACAGACAGGTTTGTTCCTATTTTGGAAGACCCTTCGGAATTcctgaagaaaatattaccaCTAGATATCCAAGTATACTAGATGATTCTGTCATAGTtgccaaaaattttgtactAGATGACTATTCTGATGCAACGAGCCAATGTGCATCTTCGAAGGTAATTGCCATGGCAATGTTCAAAGTTAGAAAAATTCAGGCTGATATCGTCAAAATATTGTATGCACCAAATTCTGAACTACCGAGAGgtttttcagattttgaacAATGGAGAGATTCAGCCCGTAATAAATTGGATAAATGGTATAGTATTGAAGTTCCTAAGTCCTTTGATGCCATGAACtgtaaattcaatattttcttttttgatttaaattACCATTATAGTAAACTGATATTGTATGGATTGGCTCCTAAATGTCCTGTCTTGAACGAGAAGGCCTTTCAAATTGTGTTAGAAAGTTCAAAAGGTACAATTGATGTCTTTGATGGGCTTTGCAATAAACAGAAACTAACCTACACCTGGGTTGCAGTCCACAATATCTTTATGACAGGTATGACGTATTTGTATGTTACTTATTATGCCaataaaactttcaatGAGAACGAAGAAACTGTGAAGGAATATACAGCGAAAGTTTTGAACGTCCTGAGAAACTTAATAGGTACATGCAACGCTGCTAAAAATTGCTACAAGATGTACAAGACATTATCAGCAGTAGTTGTGAGTCTGAAATACGGTTCGAATAAGAACGTGAAGAATATTGACGCCAAAGTAACggatgaaaatgatccTCCTAATGCGGAACTTTTTTCAACAATACCTGACATCTCCAtggataattttgatattccATTGGAAGAGTTCTTTActgaattggaaaaagttAGTGCTAACAATTTAAATACAGGTACAGAACAGTCTTTAGTGATGACCGACCCGCTGCTTTCTACTGGCACAGTCCCAAATGTGCCCAAGCTCGATGCAAACAGTTTTGATGCTGCATCATTGCAAGGCAATGAAGACAATAATCTTGTGAATTTGTTATACCAGGCAACATCGCACAGTTTGTGGGATGATTTCTTCGTTAAAGGGAATGGTGTCAACAGCAATGACATGGAGATGCACATAGCACATTTCAATGGCAGTTtgtagaaaaaaaaagttatataATATTCGATCGTTTATAGATTAAATAAGCATCCATGTCTAAAAATAGATTCAGGAACCCCATCACACTGCAAAATCGCGGAACTTGATGCAGACAAAAAAGACTCAGCTATCCATCTATCGATACGGTCATCGTGGGAGCCTCAC
Coding sequences:
- the BRE2 gene encoding Bre2p (similar to Saccharomyces cerevisiae BRE2 (YLR015W); ancestral locus Anc_5.236), whose protein sequence is MKPGVIPYQSGDFDVSNGVERPSLPQFHSTHDGFNKPHDIPLNKRNFMYVPCAPIAEFRELGYCNSEYPFEKPGFNLMDRSDGISLLENHNDIIAVKKSTGWRTARCDVSIKEGTTYWEVELLKGGAVPDMGDTDDIRRSKELVDSRSHIRFGISRREASLEAPVGFDSYSYGIRDHSLESIHKGKLIHVLEQGTPLKPGDILGFVLKLPDTKTQIEQAKEYTERRIAALNQSDLEANNNGHSSNHSVDPWNHDTSGPQKKKTRFNRAPSNKEFQKALLESIDYNNIVRDQIAIRYKNQLFFEGTDYVKTTKPEYYSSDKRERQEYYTLKDSSLAVYLNGKYLGKAFENINPFLPPFSELQYNEKFYFNYWKNGEYSDDTDFSNKDLNKSGSDINFLKSTTEGSHSTKGALLRNKYVNNNKLGYYPTVSCFNGGEAKIVTTRGDLRYLDEVIKEYGDLSIKTLDILSKEAIAEDVVWDMIDEIEEECEKK
- the TYS1 gene encoding tyrosine--tRNA ligase TYS1 (similar to Saccharomyces cerevisiae TYS1 (YGR185C); ancestral locus Anc_5.192); the protein is MTNIDPQEAYSLITKNLQEVLNPQIIKNVLEVEKRPLKLYWGTAPTGKPHCGYFVPMTKLAHFLKAGCEVTVLVADLHAFLDNMKASLDVVQYRAKYYELTIKAILKSINVPVDKLKFVVGSSYQTSSNYTMDIFRMANVCSQNDAKRAGADVVKQVANPLLSGLIYPLMQALDEEYLGVDVQFGGVDQRKIFVLAEENLEKLGYKKRAHLMNPMVPGLGQGGKMSASDPNSKIDLLEEPKQVKKKINSAFCSPGNVEENGLLSFVEYVVAPIQELKHGNGFFEFHIDRPEKFGGPITFKSFDELKQAFKDEKLSPPDLKTGVSDAINVLLAPIREAFQNSPEYQEAQAKGYPVLTPEKTKKAKKPKNKGTRYPGAQNNDKAVNDAVEKLDATKIEDK
- the IZH3 gene encoding Izh3p (similar to Saccharomyces cerevisiae IZH3 (YLR023C); ancestral locus Anc_5.197), with protein sequence MLAGWLSNSHQNDKRDGYLSYFIPTKIIPNHRTIPSAMDSISRFKRRSYNRVRRSRSHLSSHYSRFVNDAFSMLKGSEKPELVLRHPQPSHINSDTAKYVSSSYSDTISDSETQTLVNSLTSSSSLTIDSRATPVMEEDLKDLVEEKFRSISSTPELFFETTKEAKLSSEQIKSLIKIFGYDRAYELGKSEHLHYYQLPFPYRENRYIINNYRFYDSHKKSLLSIFKLHNEATNIWSHLLGAIYFLYVLFHDLPNSIIVSSSMVPTTAKLFLYLFVFASLKCMLSSTFYHTFNGTSMLKLRRKFMCVDYSGISILITSSILSIQFISLYDYPNILKFYMCASFMLGVLGIFMNWSPLFDSPEARPLRIKFFILLSSCGAFALLHLVFLEKSIFAAIDVLLPLTNKSIVWYLVGVVFYGSFIPERFRTDYIVDKSIPTTLRLSTDLSVITTEKHIHFRNEPTKSGKSGFFTLWWVDYLFCSHTLWHIFVVLGVVGHYKTLCEMFLKKWLI
- the UBR2 gene encoding putative ubiquitin-protein ligase UBR2 (similar to Saccharomyces cerevisiae UBR2 (YLR024C); ancestral locus Anc_5.191), producing the protein MNKVRRRIPENLTDFLNYLPSLSQNNYDTPLSYIIWKALDTCLSTDTDLVDWNSIISPFYSENWTNGSYQAVLSNDNWKKINFEENTGNDHVGMSCGRQCFNKDLVYYCFTCTRSPFYEICESCFDESKHIGHSYVVKVINQSQGRICHCGNPAVFKNADDAFKCKNDANNTAQTLPPSGLHHNVYHTVSIVLDHIIGILTYLKEQNRHENNNSRDHNNNITNKTSISSRMKYPNLYDELNRSNSNANEDERSVNYMIQRQYEQNNNLEQKWTLQIEEEDCKMQQRDFAKCLIDILDTPMEYAVNIIDMIDSVHSAVTILESNDFIKLKQIQQEFYEQNITLYIRRKHDVFKKKLVEDLSEWLYNLCLDRRTPFHVKTTIRLSLLELWQCKFDLTEGFPENKKISLFGNFFAPNKNVWFNPWPINDMHDSHITKIMQDYNINIINSTSHKIKPQMCSIRGSRLQYLLTECTTNLSKFASLRFIKIISTMFSICDEVKKFLALQYFDVYLHILYSSVSSERSKLNGFLMHLLSQYTVQDPEIANLAIISGFIEKALKFSLNLLCFKAEDLDSNRHLYLIDEFTLPKDSIKNRKVIICFQNLCSLLLCHTIPKEVLERRELFLALLKVTSEFDNILPLKRETNEHVEFENFDFSLYYIYFTYILMMVDAYSRSLSQIKDVEERKITITRLLNTISDKEIKLYHKFKNSPDFNSTLSEDGEKPNIEAIFSLKEKICNYVTDTINFQVGVDTQNFFNPMSYFFRFVVQWGGCNKEESNSSSLTVPFKFQEFLAKQHTSLLVSEVSLSTLVLIGQINTGFWVRNGTPITHQLRLYTKYGMREFAYSSDLFNVQVKMSMTDPNAFMVTFLSRWGLKHWANGVPMGDYPDEDTTIGIVGECLLLLIQLFSEIKSLTSSTPEASLEKAFKDEIINGIGFDTCTYSKIRNTLPDHIGGHPLFDDRLEQYSDYLPPKSLSDTGTFKLKTKFRKEVNPYYFGLANNKRYEVEKKLRTYMAKVGDVNFDDTFIPAGNFADLLKSTIYSGLYSISSVDTFGLFLKHTLDHIKKGNYETLLSRSVHLIHICVVNNLNEFMKIFWREYAVVDTEYYHYHSIGSILYYFLSVDDFSYVHGKIREIFSFMKIVAPHIDINSYLREQTASFNPEVLWIFDKSYTRKNEGRERKKLLAIERREKILKKLAKQQMKFIENNHFTSQDKEEYAGSDDSSQEEINKLGWKYPDDGCVFCKMKKEDDAFVYFSYLEQNICDHGVDFPDTIYMKNVFNSMIGPNIFKNISAGTKLIENKPVLRTCGHGSHIRCLGTHMKSARSTQSHTTKNTPVAYGYGLSYCPVCNSLSNCFLPRLEDYSDQKMDDFFENNQNIIDVTSELLVSTAKKTLMIFEDMERGDDQDTGYKDIKVIDRLLADTVRNMELRLRCKSHNQKDTNEMIKNQCALTLKLLAGFKLFLQRYCISESFEDLKHINWKKVIYASDNNLLYAGCKILGTYNQEPSTSILNLMKREFHKSFMVLIMNLVQVDFYNSTNVAMKPWNSEITSLPIKSKSFFRVFQAYLSFYLYDTRNINQSCIVNHAYLTMAECLKTFLQRLYFIFRAFYSIESDHKGRSKFANEFEFLLSYFRIPNIRNFSEFIDSFAQNDIDEITMLMHKVTKGEEKASIMIHNLKNINFNSFAPFKFIDLPKNLSEFYRREESKCIYRILEYESAICLLCGERLHIQKPFPLYGYLYGECTSHVRKNCKATSIYGVFLLIDTNVIYLSYGTRGSFYRTPYLNKYGEPDEEFKFGNPVYLNKSRYEHLSNDILMGNMIPHVVFRLSEGNADLGGWETM